ACCTGGAGGTCCCGGCGGCGTGTGAACTGCACGGCCGCGTCGTAGGGGACGTTGAGCCACTTGTGCAGGTCGACACAGACGGAGTCGGCCGCGTCGAGCCCGTCGACGAGATGGGCGTACGACGGTGACAGGGCGGCGAAGCCGCCGAACGCCGCGTCCACATGCAGCCAGAAGTCGTACCGTTCCTTGAGCGCGGCGACCGCCCGCAGATCGTCGAAGTCGACGGTGTTCACGGTTCCGGCGTTCGCCACGACGACCGCCGGGCGCCCGTCCAGCGCATCGAGGGCGGCGGCCAGCCGTTCGACGTCGACGGCCTCACGGTTCCCGGGCAGCGCCGGCACCCTGTGCAGCCGGTCCCGGCCGATGCCGAGCACCGACAGCGCCTTGGTGACGCTGGAGTGCGGGAAGCCGGACAGGACGTCGACCGGTCCGAGCGCGGCGGCGCCCTCCCGTGACACGCACACGCCCAGCCGCTCGCCGAGCCACTCCCGCGCGATCGCCAGACCGACCGTGTTCGAGACGCTCGCGCCGGTCACGAACGCCCCGCTGTGCGCCTCGCCCAGTCCGAACAGCTCGCGCAGCCAGCCCACCGTCTCCCGCTCCAGCGCGCTCGCCGACGATCCGGCGCCACCGGACACGTTCTGGTCGTACGCGCCGGTCAGCCAGTCGCCCGTGAGCGAGGCGGGCGTCGCGCCGCCGGTGACGAAACCGAGGTAGCGGGGCCCCGCGGAACCGGAGAATCCGGGCGCCCAGCGCTCGGCGAACCGGCTCAGCGCCCCCTGCGCGCCGTGCCCCTCGGCGGGCAGGGGCTCGGGGTCGGGCACCTTGCCGGGGTGGGCGACGGGACGCCCGTCGAGCCCGTCCACCTCCCCGGCGGCGAAGTCACGGGCGGACTGCAGGACCTCGGGAAGCCGGGAGAGATCGTCGGCGAGTGTGCGGTGCATGGCGGCAGCGTAGATCGGGCGCCGCACCCGGAGCCTGGTCCAATCCGGGGTGACTGGACTGCTCCCGATGTCACCGTTTCGTCGCAGACCGGACAGCCGTACAACGCCTGCGCCCCGACGCGGGTCTAGCAGGCGGAGAACAAGGGA
This portion of the Streptomyces mirabilis genome encodes:
- a CDS encoding pyridoxal phosphate-dependent decarboxylase family protein; protein product: MHRTLADDLSRLPEVLQSARDFAAGEVDGLDGRPVAHPGKVPDPEPLPAEGHGAQGALSRFAERWAPGFSGSAGPRYLGFVTGGATPASLTGDWLTGAYDQNVSGGAGSSASALERETVGWLRELFGLGEAHSGAFVTGASVSNTVGLAIAREWLGERLGVCVSREGAAALGPVDVLSGFPHSSVTKALSVLGIGRDRLHRVPALPGNREAVDVERLAAALDALDGRPAVVVANAGTVNTVDFDDLRAVAALKERYDFWLHVDAAFGGFAALSPSYAHLVDGLDAADSVCVDLHKWLNVPYDAAVQFTRRRDLQVRVFHNESPYLGLPTADPDFLHLTPENSRRLRALPAWFSLMAYGREGHREIVERNIALARLLGQRIADVPELRLLAPVRLNVVCFTLADEPPRERVHALAAAVEASGEAYVTPTVYAGTQGLRAAFSNWRTTEADTERVFSALRSAALTASPRSGKPC